Genomic window (Nitrospinota bacterium):
TTGCCATACTTATCTGGTTTATTGTAACAAAAGAAGAAAAATCAATTTTGCAATTAACTGTTCCCCTTGAGCTAAAAAATCTTCCTTACAATCTCATCATTTCTAACATCTCTCCCGGCAAAATAGATTTAAGAATCCAAGGGTCTAAGAGCACGTTGGCCAACCTCGCAACTGGAGATGTTACCGTCTCACTGGATATATCCAAGGGCCAGATAGGTAAAAACAGATTCTTTCTTAGAACTGAAAATGTCAAACATCCCTTTGGCACAGAAATCTTACTGATAGAACCGTCTATAATTCCCATAAACATACAAAAAAAGTTGCAGAAGATCATCCCCTTAAGGCTAAATATTGAGGGCAAGCCTAAAGAAGGATTCAAGGTTGCTGAGACTAACTTAGAGCCTAAAGCTGTAACTGTTGCTGGCCCTGAAAAAGAAGTAGAAAAAATCAAAGAAATAAAGACAGAAACCATAAATGTAGATAATCAAAATCAAACTTTTACTAAAGAAGTCTCCCCTATAATCA
Coding sequences:
- a CDS encoding CdaR family protein; translation: MNLGFLKKNLLLKILSLLFAILIWFIVTKEEKSILQLTVPLELKNLPYNLIISNISPGKIDLRIQGSKSTLANLATGDVTVSLDISKGQIGKNRFFLRTENVKHPFGTEILLIEPSIIPINIQKKLQKIIPLRLNIEGKPKEGFKVAETNLEPKAVTVAGPEKEVEKIKEIKTETINVDNQNQTFTKEVSPIITSPRISLVTTEKIRAEVKIEEIDITRKFSNIPIKIIPPDFKVDYNPKTVDIILNGPPSIINSLDNAQIIVEINIAELEPTPKDYKLTPHLKFTSQVPKTVIVKKIIPTSIDLRIYSKK